In Dromiciops gliroides isolate mDroGli1 chromosome 4, mDroGli1.pri, whole genome shotgun sequence, one DNA window encodes the following:
- the PIP5K1A gene encoding LOW QUALITY PROTEIN: phosphatidylinositol 4-phosphate 5-kinase type-1 alpha (The sequence of the model RefSeq protein was modified relative to this genomic sequence to represent the inferred CDS: inserted 2 bases in 2 codons) has protein sequence MASSSGSSTAGTTSLELGSNSCTSGLGFHFLCCGATRKRVQSTYKKSLNTSTEVSGPSGPVKKXGHRSVDPSGETTYKKTTSSALKGAIQLGITHTVGSLSTKPERDVLMQDFYVVESIFFPSEGSNLTPGHHYNDFRFKTYAPVAFRYFRELFGIRPDDYLYSLCSEPLIELCNSGASGSXFYVSSDDEFIIKTVQHKEAEFLQKLLPGYYSVSWGPGRAMLLGLRSSLRSLRPGRVLMNLNQNPRTLLPKFYGLYCVQAGGKNIRIVVMNNLLPRSVKMHVKYDLKGSTYKRRASQKEREKVFPTYKDLDFLQDIPDGLFLDADMYNALCKTLQRDCLVLQSFKIMDYSLLVAIHNMEHAQRERERVPTEMGSGNDTRKPAPQKALYSTAMESIQGEARRGGTMETEDQMGGIPARNNKGDRLLLYIGIIDILQSYRFMKKLEHSWKALVHDGDTVSVHRPGFYAERFHRFMCQAVFKKIPLKLSPSKKSRISSSLRRMGPGGNSLSPPQLTVPVSGDNKAEMTTQVEVEPGVYFRRPDLLPRTPPVDETNSDSAATTLSTSPGSEKFSTPANRFMGVQVHLPVGSSSEILRRARNLSLDRSPPSERIDAVESEFSC, from the exons TACAGTCAACCTACAAAAAATCTTTGAATACTTCCACTGAG gTATCTGGCCCCTCTGGTCCAGTCAAGA TAGGACACAGAAGTGTTGATCCctctggggagacaacatataaaaag ACAACCTCATCAGCCCTGAAAGGTGCCATTCAGCTAGGCATTACCCATACTGTTGGCAGTCTTAGCACCAAACCAGAGCGCGATGTCCTCATGCAAGACTTCTATGTAGTGGAGAGTATCTTCTTCCCCAG TGAAGGGAGCAACCTCACCCCTGGACATCATTATAATGACTTCCGTTTCAAGACTTATGCCCCTGTTGCTTTCCGCTACTTCCGAGAGTTGTTCGGGATACGGCCTGATGACTATCTG TATTCCCTGTGTAGTGAGCCACTGATCGAGCTCTGCAACTCTGGAGCTAGCGGCT TCTTCTATGTGTCCAGTGATGACGAATTCATCATCAAGACTGTCCAGCATAAAGAGGCCGAGTTTTTGCAGAAGTTGCTGCCAGGATACTACAGTG TTTCCTGGGGCCCAGGTCGGGCGATGCTCTTGGGTTTAAGGTCTTCTTTGAGAAGCCTAAGACCAGGTCGCGTGCTCATG AACCTGAATCAGAACCCTCGAACTCTGTTACCCAAATTCTATGGGCTCTACTGTGTACAGGCAGGCGGCAAGAACATTCGAATTGTGGTGATGAACAACCTCCTTCCGCGCTCTGTCAAAATGCATGTCAAGTATGATCTCAAGGGCTCCACCTACAAACGTCGGGCATcgcagaaggagagagagaaagtcttCCCCACCTACAAAGACCTGGACTTCTTGCAAGATATTCCAGACGGTCTCTTCTTGGATGCAGACATGTATAATGCCCTGTGCAAGACGCTACAGCGAGATTGCTTG GTGCTACAAAGTTTCAAGATCATGGATTATAGTCTGCTGGTGGCAATTCACAACATGGAGCATGCACAACGAGAGCGAGAGCGGGTGCCCACTGAAATGGGCTCTGGGAATGATACCCGAAAACCAGCCCCGCAGAAGGCTCTCTATTCCACAGCTATGGAGTCTATTCAGGGGGAGGCCCGGCGGGGTGGCACCATGGAAACAGAGGACCA GATGGGTGGCATTCCTGCCCGAAACAATAAAGGGGATCGATTGCTGCTTTATATCGGTATCATTGACATTCTACAGTCTTATAG GTTCATGAAGAAGCTGGAACATTCATGGAAAGCTCTGGTCCATGATGGG GACACAGTATCAGTGCATAGGCCCGGTTTCTATGCTGAGCGATTCCATCGATTCATGTGCCAGGCAGTCTTCAAGAAAATCCCCT TGAAGCTCTCTCCTTCCAAAAAGAGTCGGATCAGTTCATCCCTTCGTCGAATGGGCCCAGGTGGaaactccctctctcctccccaactgaCAGTCCCTGTCTCTGGAGATAACAAGGCAGAAATGACAACACAGGTGGAAGTGGAACCAG GTGTTTACTTTCGCCGCCCTGATTTACTCCCACGAACTCCCCCTGTGGATGAGACCAACAGTGActctgctgccaccacccttTCTACCTCTCCAGGCAGTGAGAAATTCAGCACACCAGCCAACAG GTTCATGGGCGTGCAGGTTCATCTCCCTGTGGGCTCAAGCTCAGAGATCCTGAGAAGGGCAAGAAACCTCAGCCTTGATCG TTCACCTCCCTCAGAAAGAATTGACGCCGTTGAGTCGGAATTCAGCTGT tgA